One stretch of Haladaptatus sp. R4 DNA includes these proteins:
- a CDS encoding SAM-dependent methyltransferase, which produces MKDGQPSKTAQYVAANVAFSSVHPMLEGVLPPDAGRETSRYFRSLDTWTGTAARLLHRLPKFVLRRLAARIPPGVIAQTVLRKRWIQDAVRANLSDCSQIVVLGAGLDTLAPRLRRKYPDVRFWEVDHPATQGVKRRVVEQGSNFTLCSEDFTERAPMSSLDADTEYDPDEPTVVVAEGLLMYLSEAEVREVFDAVREHTGGGSHLVGTAINPNAMADGPDWMGSANSSRSPTFLDRLGEPWHWVVESGKLSDELDEHGFELTALSQMRHLRAQYLPDRPNLSVYPIEYCFEATREE; this is translated from the coding sequence ATGAAGGACGGTCAACCGAGCAAGACGGCCCAGTACGTCGCCGCCAACGTCGCCTTTTCCAGCGTGCATCCGATGTTGGAGGGAGTGCTGCCGCCGGATGCCGGGAGGGAAACGTCCCGCTATTTCCGCAGCCTCGATACGTGGACGGGGACCGCTGCTCGGCTGTTGCATCGACTGCCGAAGTTCGTCCTCAGACGACTCGCCGCCCGGATTCCACCGGGAGTAATCGCCCAGACGGTCCTTCGAAAGCGGTGGATCCAAGACGCGGTTCGGGCGAACCTCTCCGACTGTTCTCAGATTGTCGTCCTCGGTGCCGGGCTCGATACGCTCGCCCCGCGTCTTCGACGGAAGTACCCGGACGTCCGATTTTGGGAGGTAGACCACCCGGCGACGCAGGGAGTAAAGCGGCGCGTCGTCGAACAGGGGTCGAACTTCACCCTTTGCTCGGAGGATTTCACCGAACGAGCGCCGATGAGTTCCCTCGACGCCGACACGGAGTACGATCCGGACGAGCCCACGGTGGTCGTCGCGGAAGGGTTGTTGATGTACCTCTCCGAAGCGGAAGTGAGGGAGGTGTTCGATGCCGTCCGTGAGCACACCGGCGGGGGAAGTCACTTGGTCGGGACGGCGATCAACCCGAACGCGATGGCCGACGGACCCGACTGGATGGGGAGCGCGAACTCCAGCCGGAGCCCGACGTTCCTCGACCGACTCGGCGAACCGTGGCACTGGGTGGTCGAGTCGGGAAAGCTTTCGGACGAACTCGACGAGCACGGCTTCGAACTCACCGCGCTCAGTCAGATGCGCCACCTCCGAGCACAGTACCTCCCCGACCGGCCGAACCTGTCGGTGTACCCCATCGAGTACTGTTTCGAAGCGACGCGCGAGGAGTGA
- a CDS encoding S9 family peptidase — MKIEFDDSMFEEWTERALLHAVYGGADFGECLTTAERITDGDRTSWYDEWTETADRVAAIARESEDGGHAVSAREAYLRASNYYRTAYPFRYGAPTDERLVEAFEKETDAFRSAAALFDPPVEPVEIPYEGTTLPGYFYRVDGSDTPRPTVIATNGYDSTIQEMHFAHAVAAVRRGYNCLTFDGPGQGGPLIEEGITMRPDWEQVVTPVVDYAVSRPEVDSERIALTGWSFGGYLAPRAAASEHRLAACIADPGLWDLLEMMKGMAVGVGVPQDVADRLPDVDLDELEPMFDAIEASPELTWTIEQRGLWVHGVDSVMDYLRATAEYTLEDRAGQVRCPTLVTQAENDRLSAAAGELYDALDCPKELQRFTAAEGAGDHCEMHGRKLYHQRTFDWLDSVVGHKG, encoded by the coding sequence ATGAAGATCGAGTTCGACGACTCCATGTTCGAGGAATGGACCGAACGAGCGCTGTTGCACGCCGTGTACGGCGGCGCTGATTTCGGCGAGTGTCTGACGACCGCCGAACGAATCACCGACGGGGACCGGACGAGTTGGTACGACGAATGGACCGAAACCGCCGACCGCGTCGCCGCTATCGCCCGAGAAAGTGAGGACGGTGGCCACGCGGTCAGCGCGCGGGAGGCGTATCTCCGAGCTTCGAACTACTATCGAACGGCCTATCCGTTCCGCTACGGCGCACCCACCGACGAGCGTCTCGTCGAAGCGTTCGAGAAGGAAACGGACGCGTTTCGAAGCGCCGCCGCGCTGTTCGACCCGCCGGTCGAACCGGTCGAAATCCCGTACGAGGGGACGACGCTTCCCGGTTACTTCTACCGCGTCGATGGCTCCGACACGCCTCGGCCGACCGTCATCGCCACCAACGGATACGATTCGACGATTCAGGAGATGCACTTCGCCCACGCCGTCGCGGCCGTCCGCCGCGGGTACAACTGTCTCACCTTCGATGGGCCCGGACAGGGAGGACCGCTCATCGAGGAGGGAATCACCATGCGTCCGGATTGGGAACAGGTTGTCACGCCGGTCGTCGATTACGCGGTTTCCCGTCCGGAGGTCGATTCGGAGCGAATCGCACTCACCGGGTGGAGTTTCGGCGGGTATCTCGCCCCGCGAGCGGCCGCGAGCGAGCATCGACTGGCGGCGTGTATCGCCGACCCGGGACTATGGGACCTGCTCGAAATGATGAAGGGGATGGCCGTCGGCGTCGGGGTCCCGCAGGACGTGGCCGACCGATTGCCCGACGTCGATTTGGACGAATTGGAGCCGATGTTCGACGCCATCGAGGCGTCACCGGAACTCACGTGGACCATCGAGCAGCGCGGTCTGTGGGTGCACGGTGTCGATTCCGTTATGGACTACCTTCGGGCGACGGCGGAGTACACGCTCGAAGACCGTGCTGGCCAAGTCCGGTGTCCGACGCTCGTTACCCAAGCTGAAAACGACCGGCTGTCAGCCGCTGCCGGGGAGTTGTACGACGCCCTCGACTGCCCGAAGGAACTGCAACGGTTCACGGCCGCCGAAGGTGCTGGCGACCACTGCGAAATGCACGGGCGCAAACTCTATCACCAACGCACGTTCGACTGGCTCGACAGCGTCGTGGGACACAAAGGATGA
- a CDS encoding TMEM175 family protein, with protein sequence MGDSEGESDLEEETELRTRTEGMARLMGFSDGVFAIAITLLILNIEVPKSTEATAVAVSQLSNEWPDILSYVISFLVIGNYWIVHHDIFEDVESYDRKLLWLNIIYLMFIAFIPFSTSLIGDFPGGIPVIVYAGTITLTSIALTVLWRYAWTSDLLDATIDSDKVREVTYDILTPASVFAGSMLIALVNAQWAMYSWFLLFFADSIRERLIG encoded by the coding sequence ATGGGGGATTCGGAGGGAGAATCGGATTTGGAAGAGGAGACCGAGTTGCGAACGCGGACGGAAGGGATGGCTCGGCTCATGGGATTCAGCGACGGCGTCTTCGCCATCGCCATCACGCTGTTGATACTGAACATCGAGGTACCGAAATCGACCGAGGCGACAGCAGTAGCGGTGAGTCAACTGTCGAACGAGTGGCCGGACATCCTGAGCTACGTCATCAGCTTCCTCGTCATCGGGAACTACTGGATCGTTCATCACGACATCTTCGAGGACGTCGAAAGCTACGACAGGAAACTCCTCTGGTTGAACATCATCTATCTCATGTTCATCGCGTTCATCCCCTTCTCCACCTCGTTGATCGGCGATTTTCCGGGAGGAATTCCCGTCATCGTTTACGCCGGAACCATCACGCTGACGAGCATCGCCCTCACCGTCCTCTGGCGATACGCGTGGACGTCGGACCTGCTCGACGCGACTATCGACAGCGACAAGGTGCGCGAGGTGACGTACGACATCCTCACCCCCGCCTCCGTCTTCGCCGGGTCGATGCTGATAGCGCTCGTAAACGCACAGTGGGCGATGTACTCGTGGTTCCTCCTCTTTTTCGCCGACTCGATTCGGGAGCGATTGATCGGGTAG
- a CDS encoding NADP-dependent oxidoreductase yields MATNRKFLLSQRPTGTPDDDTFELVEEDVPEPGPGEALVRTLYLSVDPYMRGRMDAGESYAEPWDVGEPLEGGVVGEVVESNGTEFEEGDIVTGNLEWADYVTALGPELQQVNPDLAPISTSLGVLGMPGLTGYFGTREVLQPRAGDTVVVTGAAGAVGSVVGQISKLTGAKVVGFAGSDEKVSFLEDDLGFDVGINYKDVDDYGEALDEAAPEGVDRYFDNVGGEITDSVFARLNVDARVAVCGQIALYNATSMPTGPRKLGKLIETRATVEGLLVGDFAPRFAEGAKQLGQWISEGKIEYRETVTEGLENAPNAFLGLFEGENIGKQLVKVGEREE; encoded by the coding sequence ATGGCGACGAATCGAAAATTCTTGCTGTCGCAGCGACCGACGGGAACGCCCGACGACGACACGTTCGAACTGGTCGAAGAGGACGTACCGGAACCCGGACCCGGCGAGGCGCTCGTCCGGACGCTGTATCTCTCCGTGGACCCTTACATGCGCGGACGGATGGACGCCGGGGAATCCTACGCCGAACCGTGGGATGTCGGCGAACCCTTAGAGGGCGGCGTCGTCGGCGAAGTCGTCGAATCCAACGGCACGGAGTTCGAGGAGGGTGACATCGTCACCGGAAACCTCGAATGGGCCGACTACGTCACCGCCCTCGGACCCGAACTCCAGCAGGTCAACCCCGATCTCGCACCCATCTCCACGTCGCTCGGCGTTCTCGGCATGCCCGGTCTGACGGGCTACTTCGGGACCCGCGAAGTGCTCCAACCCAGAGCGGGCGATACGGTCGTCGTGACCGGTGCGGCCGGAGCGGTCGGTTCCGTCGTCGGCCAAATCTCCAAACTCACCGGCGCGAAGGTCGTCGGTTTCGCCGGATCCGACGAGAAGGTCTCCTTCCTCGAAGACGACCTCGGCTTCGACGTGGGAATCAACTACAAGGACGTGGACGACTACGGCGAAGCGCTGGACGAGGCCGCACCCGAAGGCGTGGACCGCTACTTCGACAACGTCGGCGGCGAGATCACGGATTCCGTCTTCGCCCGACTCAACGTCGATGCGAGGGTCGCCGTCTGCGGCCAAATCGCGCTGTACAACGCCACCTCCATGCCCACCGGCCCGCGCAAACTGGGCAAACTCATCGAGACGCGTGCGACCGTCGAGGGCCTCCTCGTCGGCGACTTCGCGCCGCGCTTCGCGGAGGGCGCGAAACAACTCGGGCAGTGGATCTCCGAGGGGAAGATCGAGTACCGCGAGACGGTCACCGAGGGCTTGGAGAACGCCCCCAACGCCTTCCTCGGCCTCTTCGAGGGCGAGAACATCGGCAAGCAGTTGGTGAAGGTCGGCGAGCGAGAGGAATAA
- a CDS encoding CHAT domain-containing protein: protein MGRPLSDIHSTTVEPQFTPLLGDPGIEIYDPIEKVRFELQTPRPVEPTPADADSFYYPIDSAVTIETDEIVSPVLASVTVYSGDGEFVRNFTPNTDTETRYDKGRWYLQINGVSIVVYLSVSSPVTIRTEQKSISFSFAETSHVRIGARSYHESPQGTITVSGSVQDTMRALSTFGSALKMMTPDRAHPTLRGHPPLIELGDEFHVPDSISRPDTDVRLELPLTHRKVFPAASLAYYLGAEVVPTSGTPKLVAGNFEYSLLSDCTYEETIHRILKQILFLDCIINTDGIIQSTLHERNQVESLLDFEFAEVYESSHTEQLETYLSVPYDTISEYVPTWPLTTDLTPFSEHAAVLPFLAYDLSLIRSAPVRSVEQTVSQPQMLDDFYRTGFSQQERTADTDIFRGTGSQDNTEKIVHTDPVETTEHAWIGDGFPLGANKLTVDALKRRFEYAAPNKSNINIRVVCNENNMSGEIVEKMYEFHDLIDCEVKIYHNRTVSEIRDILETPADLFHYIGHVDKDGFLCEDGSLDASTLDNVAIKAFFLNACSSYEQGMSLIEKGSIGGVVTLADVPNTTATRVGQTFAGLLNAGFSLRTALSIARRETVSGYRYITLGNGSSSLVQPDGGVSLLSSIKTTGENSYNVEIMTYPNTLCRLGSTYAVNVLGTSSRTLVSNGASFENISLEKLKSYLNIESEPIIIDGQILWQTTEYFE from the coding sequence GTGGGTAGACCTCTGAGCGATATTCACTCAACAACCGTGGAACCACAGTTCACCCCATTGCTGGGAGACCCCGGCATCGAGATTTACGACCCAATCGAGAAAGTTCGGTTCGAACTACAGACGCCGCGCCCGGTCGAACCGACGCCAGCGGACGCCGACTCGTTTTACTATCCTATCGACTCGGCGGTGACCATCGAGACGGATGAAATCGTCTCGCCGGTGCTGGCGAGCGTTACTGTGTATTCTGGGGATGGTGAGTTCGTACGGAACTTCACACCGAACACTGATACTGAAACTCGCTATGATAAGGGGCGATGGTATCTACAAATAAATGGTGTCTCAATTGTCGTCTATCTCTCTGTTTCCTCTCCGGTCACCATTCGGACAGAACAGAAGTCAATCAGCTTCTCGTTCGCTGAAACATCTCATGTCCGGATTGGTGCACGATCATACCACGAATCACCGCAGGGGACGATTACCGTAAGCGGATCTGTTCAGGACACGATGCGTGCGCTCTCGACATTCGGATCCGCACTCAAAATGATGACACCCGACCGTGCCCATCCCACACTTCGAGGACATCCTCCTCTTATAGAACTCGGCGACGAATTTCACGTTCCGGATTCCATTTCGCGGCCAGATACGGACGTACGCCTTGAACTCCCATTGACGCACAGGAAGGTGTTTCCGGCGGCATCACTTGCGTACTATCTCGGCGCAGAAGTCGTTCCGACGAGTGGCACACCAAAGTTAGTTGCCGGTAATTTCGAGTATTCGTTGCTCTCCGATTGTACGTATGAGGAGACGATTCATCGCATTCTCAAGCAAATATTGTTCCTTGATTGTATTATTAATACTGATGGGATTATTCAATCGACCCTTCACGAACGGAATCAGGTAGAATCGCTACTAGATTTCGAATTTGCTGAAGTATATGAAAGCTCGCACACCGAACAGTTGGAAACGTACCTCTCGGTACCATACGATACCATCTCTGAGTACGTTCCAACGTGGCCGCTTACGACTGATTTGACGCCATTTAGCGAACATGCAGCGGTACTCCCGTTTCTTGCGTACGACCTCTCTTTGATTCGGAGCGCACCGGTCCGGTCCGTGGAACAGACGGTTTCGCAACCACAGATGCTCGACGACTTCTATCGAACAGGATTCTCACAACAAGAGCGAACTGCCGACACCGATATTTTTCGAGGGACGGGTAGTCAAGACAACACCGAGAAAATTGTCCATACCGATCCTGTAGAAACAACCGAGCATGCATGGATAGGTGACGGATTCCCATTGGGTGCCAATAAACTGACTGTTGACGCGCTGAAGCGGCGGTTTGAATATGCAGCACCAAATAAATCCAACATAAATATTCGTGTAGTATGCAACGAGAATAATATGTCCGGTGAAATAGTCGAGAAGATGTACGAGTTCCATGATCTAATTGACTGTGAAGTAAAAATATACCATAACCGAACTGTGTCTGAGATTCGTGATATTCTCGAAACGCCCGCGGATTTATTTCACTACATAGGTCATGTTGATAAGGATGGATTCCTCTGTGAAGATGGTAGTCTTGATGCATCGACACTCGATAACGTTGCAATAAAAGCTTTCTTTCTGAATGCTTGTTCCTCATACGAACAGGGAATGTCACTAATTGAGAAGGGGAGTATCGGTGGTGTAGTAACGTTGGCTGATGTTCCAAATACAACTGCTACCCGAGTCGGTCAAACATTTGCTGGACTGCTAAATGCCGGATTTTCTCTTCGAACTGCGTTATCAATTGCTCGTCGAGAAACTGTCTCTGGTTATCGGTATATTACATTAGGCAATGGGAGTAGTTCGTTAGTACAACCCGACGGGGGCGTTTCTTTATTATCATCCATCAAGACGACGGGCGAGAATTCATATAATGTAGAAATTATGACGTATCCTAATACCCTGTGTCGGCTTGGATCAACGTATGCGGTTAACGTCCTTGGAACCAGTTCTCGCACTCTCGTTTCAAATGGTGCCTCTTTCGAAAATATATCGCTTGAGAAACTAAAGAGCTACCTGAA
- a CDS encoding molybdopterin-synthase adenylyltransferase MoeB, which produces MSGLSLDATQLDRYSRHIIMDEVGSEGQQALLDARVLVIGAGGLGAPAIEYLAAAGVGTVGIADDDAVERSNLQRQVIHGDDDVGRPKVESAADFVRGLNPDIAVETHEVRVEPDNARALVAEYDFVVDASDNFRTRYLVNDVCTLTDTPFSHGAIYKFEGQVTTFTTDGPCYRCLFPESPPEDAVADCATTGVLGVLPGTVGCIQATETVKAITGTGELLDGRMLFYDAMDMSFEEVEFRRNPECPVCGDDPIDSIDEVEYTESSCAVRAN; this is translated from the coding sequence ATGAGCGGCCTCTCGCTTGACGCGACACAACTCGACCGCTACTCCCGGCACATCATCATGGACGAGGTTGGGTCGGAGGGACAGCAGGCGCTCCTCGACGCACGGGTTCTGGTGATCGGCGCTGGCGGTCTCGGCGCACCGGCCATCGAATACCTCGCGGCGGCCGGTGTCGGCACCGTCGGCATCGCGGACGACGACGCCGTGGAACGGAGCAACCTCCAGCGACAGGTGATTCACGGGGACGACGACGTCGGTCGTCCGAAGGTCGAGAGCGCGGCCGACTTCGTGCGCGGTCTGAACCCCGACATCGCCGTCGAAACGCACGAGGTTCGCGTCGAACCCGACAACGCCCGCGCGCTCGTCGCGGAGTACGACTTCGTCGTGGACGCCAGCGACAACTTTCGGACGCGCTACCTCGTCAACGACGTGTGCACCCTCACGGACACCCCGTTCTCCCACGGCGCGATTTACAAGTTCGAGGGACAGGTGACGACGTTCACGACAGACGGGCCGTGTTATCGCTGTCTCTTCCCGGAATCCCCCCCAGAAGACGCGGTCGCCGACTGTGCGACGACGGGTGTCCTCGGCGTCCTCCCCGGAACGGTCGGCTGTATTCAGGCGACCGAGACGGTGAAAGCCATCACGGGTACCGGCGAACTCCTCGACGGCCGGATGCTGTTTTACGACGCGATGGACATGAGTTTCGAGGAGGTCGAGTTCCGACGAAATCCCGAATGTCCGGTTTGCGGCGACGACCCCATCGACTCCATCGACGAGGTCGAGTACACCGAATCGTCGTGTGCAGTGCGGGCGAACTGA
- a CDS encoding ABC transporter ATP-binding protein, which yields MTEAAISVRDLKKSFDGATVLDGIDLDIPAGEVTLLMGENGSGKTILLSCLADGLHPTSGSISVFGSSADDARSNMNFMLQGGLLFSELSGRANGEFYADLHPHGTDDWEKIAERFDIADSLDDPVNDYSGGMVRKLELAITFGVDVPLYLLDEPTAELDLSAIDLVHALIEERRRDGHTIVLSSHTPADIQIADRIAFVRDGKIAATGSPEDLLETVPRVALARTRTVAEALREYVVEDRLFQSHEGRRGFIDAETDEATLPDDVSIAEPSWTDLFNYYAHIDESAVKHAKAVPQRR from the coding sequence ATGACCGAAGCCGCCATTTCGGTTCGGGACCTGAAGAAGTCGTTCGACGGGGCAACCGTGCTCGACGGTATCGACCTCGATATTCCCGCCGGTGAGGTGACGCTCCTGATGGGCGAAAACGGGTCCGGAAAAACCATCCTGCTCTCGTGTCTCGCCGACGGTCTCCACCCGACGAGTGGGTCGATTTCAGTGTTCGGATCGTCCGCGGACGACGCCCGCTCGAACATGAACTTCATGCTTCAGGGTGGACTCCTGTTTTCGGAGCTCTCGGGGCGAGCGAACGGTGAGTTCTACGCGGACCTTCACCCGCACGGCACCGACGACTGGGAGAAAATCGCCGAGCGATTCGACATCGCGGACAGTCTCGATGACCCGGTCAACGACTACTCGGGCGGGATGGTTCGCAAACTCGAACTCGCCATCACGTTTGGTGTGGACGTTCCACTGTACCTCCTCGACGAACCGACGGCGGAACTCGACCTCTCAGCCATCGACCTCGTTCACGCACTCATCGAGGAACGGCGGCGCGACGGGCACACGATTGTTCTGTCGAGTCACACGCCGGCCGACATCCAAATCGCCGACCGAATCGCGTTCGTCCGGGATGGTAAAATAGCGGCGACTGGTTCCCCCGAAGACCTCCTGGAAACGGTGCCACGCGTCGCTCTCGCGCGAACGCGCACGGTGGCCGAAGCACTCCGCGAATACGTCGTCGAAGACCGGCTGTTCCAGAGCCACGAGGGGCGACGCGGCTTCATCGACGCCGAGACGGACGAAGCGACGCTGCCTGACGACGTTTCCATCGCCGAACCGTCGTGGACGGACCTGTTCAACTACTACGCACACATCGACGAATCGGCGGTTAAACATGCCAAAGCAGTCCCCCAACGCCGGTAG
- a CDS encoding CPBP family intramembrane glutamic endopeptidase, producing the protein MQTPTAKRARQSSFVKGVVAMFVLGLPGVVVVGVSLLGTLRSLPQFAGASTPALFLLIVTQPLLLLALACLVGTALAPRTRLNSHVLYRIVGRTQPPVLFGEELPAAVGVGVGVAVVAIALDGLFAVLVPGLSPLVVRPMSDPTVFSVLETVSNRFLYGGITEELFLRYGFMTLVVWGCWKLAGGKRPSSRVMWTAIGITALVFGLGHLLAMVAFSSVAPALLVQIVLVNAVIGVGLGWLYWGESLESAMVGHVSFGVVVLFVSLLLSL; encoded by the coding sequence ATGCAAACCCCCACAGCGAAACGGGCGCGGCAGAGTTCGTTCGTCAAAGGGGTCGTGGCGATGTTCGTACTCGGACTGCCCGGCGTCGTCGTCGTCGGCGTATCGCTGCTCGGGACGCTGCGTTCCCTCCCACAGTTCGCGGGAGCATCGACCCCCGCCCTGTTCCTCCTCATCGTCACCCAGCCCCTCCTGCTGCTCGCGCTCGCCTGCCTCGTCGGGACGGCTCTCGCACCGCGCACGAGGCTCAACTCGCACGTTCTCTATCGAATCGTCGGGAGAACTCAACCGCCGGTTCTGTTCGGCGAGGAACTCCCCGCCGCCGTCGGCGTCGGCGTCGGTGTCGCCGTCGTCGCCATCGCCCTCGACGGGCTATTCGCGGTCCTCGTACCCGGTCTCTCGCCCCTCGTCGTGAGACCGATGAGTGACCCGACCGTCTTCTCGGTCCTGGAAACCGTTTCCAATCGGTTCCTCTACGGCGGGATCACGGAGGAACTGTTCCTCCGGTACGGGTTCATGACGCTCGTCGTGTGGGGATGCTGGAAGCTCGCGGGCGGAAAACGGCCATCGTCCCGCGTCATGTGGACGGCAATCGGCATTACGGCGCTGGTGTTCGGTCTGGGCCATCTCCTCGCAATGGTCGCGTTCTCGTCGGTGGCCCCTGCCCTTCTCGTACAGATCGTTCTCGTCAATGCGGTCATCGGCGTCGGCTTGGGGTGGCTCTACTGGGGCGAGAGCCTCGAATCGGCGATGGTCGGCCACGTCTCGTTCGGCGTCGTCGTTCTTTTCGTCTCGCTCCTCCTCTCCCTGTAA
- a CDS encoding 50S ribosomal protein L15e, which yields MAKSFYSHIRDAWKDPDDGKLAELQWQRKQDWRKQGAIERVDRPTRLDRARSLGYKAKQGIVVARASVRKGGARKQRHKAGRRSKRQGVNRLGRRKNIQRIAEERVSKKYPNLRVLNSYWVGEDGSQKWHEVILVDPEHPAIQNDKDLNWICDDSHRGRAHRGLTSAGQRNRGLQQRGKGTEHTRPSNNSGKGRGK from the coding sequence ATGGCAAAAAGTTTCTACTCCCACATTCGAGACGCGTGGAAGGACCCGGACGACGGCAAACTCGCCGAACTCCAGTGGCAACGAAAACAGGACTGGCGCAAACAGGGTGCCATCGAGCGAGTCGACCGCCCGACCCGCCTCGACCGCGCCCGCTCGCTCGGCTACAAGGCCAAGCAAGGCATCGTCGTCGCACGCGCAAGTGTCCGCAAGGGTGGCGCGCGCAAACAGCGCCACAAGGCCGGACGACGTTCCAAGCGCCAGGGTGTCAACCGCCTCGGTCGGCGCAAGAACATCCAGCGCATCGCCGAGGAGCGGGTCAGCAAGAAGTACCCGAACCTCCGCGTCCTCAACTCCTACTGGGTCGGCGAGGACGGAAGCCAGAAGTGGCACGAAGTGATCCTCGTGGATCCCGAGCACCCCGCCATCCAGAACGACAAGGACCTGAACTGGATCTGTGACGACTCCCACCGTGGCCGTGCCCACCGGGGTCTCACGAGTGCAGGACAGCGCAACCGCGGTCTCCAACAGCGCGGTAAGGGTACCGAACACACCCGGCCGAGCAACAACAGCGGCAAAGGCCGCGGCAAGTAA
- a CDS encoding helix-turn-helix domain-containing protein, with product MPTVHTKVEPQIGAVACLSRDHPNTTFRMLGNHPVDDGTVFVLLEAPDLPGEDVTTYFEGDDDVIEYEIIHDAETAVFVRIRIPLPAPHRAGISSGSVPHAALTVRNGWIHGEMTTSMERIQEFVSALREADVRYEVASLTQSDETGAILTERQQTVVETAVEHGYYETPRSCTLEDLADVLDVHRSTAGDVLNRAEGRIITSFVRDSS from the coding sequence ATGCCGACCGTGCACACGAAAGTGGAGCCTCAAATCGGAGCCGTCGCCTGCCTGTCGCGGGACCATCCGAACACGACGTTTCGGATGCTGGGCAATCATCCGGTCGATGACGGGACCGTTTTCGTCCTCCTCGAAGCGCCGGACCTGCCAGGGGAGGACGTAACCACGTACTTCGAAGGCGACGACGACGTCATCGAGTACGAGATAATCCACGACGCCGAAACGGCGGTCTTCGTCAGGATCAGAATCCCATTGCCAGCCCCCCACCGTGCAGGAATCTCGTCCGGAAGCGTCCCCCACGCGGCGCTAACCGTCCGCAACGGCTGGATACACGGGGAGATGACCACCTCGATGGAGCGCATACAGGAGTTCGTCTCGGCGCTTCGGGAGGCGGACGTTCGGTACGAAGTCGCCTCGCTCACCCAGTCCGACGAGACAGGGGCCATCCTGACAGAGCGCCAGCAAACCGTGGTCGAGACGGCGGTCGAACACGGTTACTACGAGACGCCACGGAGCTGCACGCTGGAGGATCTCGCGGATGTGCTCGACGTGCATCGCTCGACCGCAGGGGACGTGTTGAACCGCGCCGAGGGGCGAATCATCACGTCGTTCGTCCGCGATTCGTCGTGA
- a CDS encoding DoxX family protein, with amino-acid sequence MATKQFNTGVNTFESKIGGLTVRGQAHSLSAWFVLALRLMMGAAFLAAGWAKLTAAESFGAAGYLTNAVPKASPMLGVFHWMGTTPWFVDFVNVAVPWGELFIGLALIVGAFVRLAAFFGAFMMLMFYFGNWTVEHGIINGDFAYMLVFLAVAAFGAGHILGLDARIERYEVDGEPLVEKYPALQYILG; translated from the coding sequence ATGGCAACTAAGCAATTCAACACCGGAGTAAACACGTTCGAGAGCAAGATCGGCGGCCTGACCGTTCGCGGGCAGGCACACAGCCTGAGTGCCTGGTTCGTGTTGGCGCTCCGTCTCATGATGGGGGCCGCGTTCCTCGCCGCTGGCTGGGCGAAACTCACGGCGGCGGAGTCGTTCGGCGCGGCGGGGTACCTGACGAACGCGGTTCCGAAGGCCAGCCCCATGCTCGGCGTGTTCCACTGGATGGGCACCACGCCGTGGTTCGTGGACTTCGTGAACGTCGCGGTGCCGTGGGGTGAACTGTTCATCGGTCTCGCCCTCATCGTCGGCGCGTTCGTCCGCCTCGCGGCGTTCTTCGGCGCGTTCATGATGCTGATGTTCTACTTCGGCAACTGGACCGTCGAACACGGAATCATCAACGGCGACTTCGCGTACATGCTCGTCTTCCTCGCCGTCGCGGCGTTCGGGGCGGGCCACATCCTCGGACTGGACGCGCGCATCGAACGCTACGAAGTGGACGGCGAACCGCTGGTCGAGAAGTACCCCGCCCTCCAGTACATCCTCGGCTGA